The Solanum stenotomum isolate F172 unplaced genomic scaffold, ASM1918654v1 scaffold26577, whole genome shotgun sequence genomic interval AAAATGCGAATTGCATTGTATATATAGTACATACGccctaaatattttattaaagaaaatccCTAAATAGTTGGACGtaatacttttaaaatgatttttttttacataatcttTCTAACCATCAAAACCTACtgtataaatatttcaaaacttatGTATTGTTGCAAGTCAATTTACCTGATGATGCAAAAAANNTTCTTTGTAAAAGTATGGCCAAATACTactccaatttcaaaattttcgaatacagtaattatttttttattttcataactaaACGCTTACGtaatttcactaaattttcAGCATTTCTGTACATTGTATAAAATGCGAATTGCATTGTATATATAGTACATACGccctaaatattttattaaagaaaatccCTAAATAGTTGGACGtaatacttttaaaatgatttttttttacataatcttTCTAACCATCAAAACCTACtgtataaatatttcaaaacttatGTATTGTTGCAAGTCAATTTACCTGATGATGCaaaaaacatataaactaacaacacacaaaatttaaattccgaGAATGGAAGATTCATTTCCGATCCGTATCCTTATTCTTTTTAGGCAACTTTGATATTCTCGTCGTGGCCAAGACATGaccaaattgattttattttattggttcaattagtttcttaacaaaaataaattgaaggatgattgttgttgttttttttttttgagaaaggtaacataGATTCTTGTTATCTTTTGGATAGTATAAGGATGTTTTTTGCTCACTTAGATAATATAAGGATGTACATTAGATTTGAGTCATAGTTGAGGGATGATTTTAGCCAATAACTCTCCTCACTCTCCATTCtttttagggaaaagggtcaaaaatacccctcaactttgttttattggttgactatacccttaccgttaaaatgaagttatttttgCCCCTGCTGTCTACAAACTTGTCACATGTACCCCTCAATTGGATAGAAAACcccaaatcaacaaaaataacccAATTTACTTAAATTAACCAATTTTAACCCGATTCCGATCCATCTAATATATGACCCGCTTTgttcatcttcatctttttgATATAAACATCAAGGCAAAAAATAATGGaggaaaatacatttttaaagaCATGAATAACATTTCCATAACCTTATGGGATTAAGTAAATACAAGTAAGCCTAAAACCTCAACTTCCCCAAACTTCCTACTTCCCAGACGATTAAACCCATCGTCGCCGTAATCACTGTTCCGGCACCATTACAAAGCCCTAGCAATTCAGTCAGAAGCTTTTATGCCATAATCATGAGATGTTTCAATCGATTTATTTCTAATTCTATGTATCACCGTTCCAGAACTATTTCCACATATCAAACACCTTATGTGCATTCACAATTCCACAGTCCaagattcaaaaaatttctgaaacCCATTTCTACAGCTTTACTAAACTGTTAATCAGTTCAAATTTCACAACATCAGCTCACGAATCAAAGTTGGATCCATCAGGGAGAGTATCAACGATAGTTAATGAGATTTCAAATTTAACGTTGCTGGAAGTATCGGATTTAGGGCAGGTTTTAAGGAAGAGAATGAGGTATTGAAGAGATGCCTGTAATGGCATAATGATGCCCGAGACGTGAGCTGCGGAAAAGACGGAAAAGAAGGCGAAGAAGAATGTTTGATTTGAAGCTCAAGGAAGTGATGAAGATGAACAGTAGGAAGTAGGAAATAGGGAGACAGATAAATTAGGTTAAAAATGAAGATGAACATAGATGGGTTATATCATTTTATGGGTCGAGTCGGGTTAAAATtggttaatttaaataaatcgggttaattttgttaatttggGATTTTCCATCCAATTGAGGGGTACATGTGACAAGTTTGGTAACGACAAGGGTAATAATAACTTCGTTTTAACGGTAAGGGCATaatcaaccaataaaacaaagttgaggggtatttttgacctttttcccttctttttattcttttcaacatgtcaaaaagaaataaacacaAATTTTAGACAGAATTTGAAGGAAAGAGAGCATATAATCTGTTTACCACATAAGTAGTTCTATCTCTGCAGGGAAGGACAAAGGATTTCttatttcaagaaaatttaaCTCTATAGAAGATGAAGTGGCTAGATTTCTGGCCTTCCAGATCCAGTTACAATGTGAGACTCACTTGAATTCCAACAATATTTTTCCAGAAGAAGCTGCTAATCTATCAGGTTGGTTTCCAGATTCCGGAGTGTAATCATAGTGGTTTGTTTCAATAACTTTCTCAAGGAATAAAGAAAGGGAAAATATGACAAACAAGGAAACATTGATCCAATGAAGGCCTGCCAGGAAGTGTGAGCAAGGTAGATGTCTATGACAGGGGATTTTCCAAAAGAAGGAAGAGGTTGATGATATTGGATATAAAGGCAGTGAGCATTGATGATAGAACAATCTCTTAGCACTTGCATATTTTTGCAAGGTTGCCTTACTATGGAGTCTGTCTTATTCAAGGTAATTGTGTGATATGCTGCATTTGCCTAATGCATATTAAATAGTAACCTAATGAATCACACCATATTCTAACACTCATCGTTTTGTAAAAAACTAATTCCAAGGAACTTCCAAATACTCATAGAAAAGAGAACAAACGCAGGGAGAAAGTTACTTTATTGGGAGAAGGGATTGACTCTTTGTTCTCTCCCACTACTGATCCTTAATGAGTTCTTAAGTAGAGTGAACCTTTACAAGAAATTGTCAGTTTGGAAATGCATTCATACATTGTTGAAAAAGAAAGGATCAATCTGGTCGGGAATGTAATCTTTTAACCAAGCGGCACAATGCTCCATTTAGCACGGTGATTTACTCACTACTTCACTAGTTGAAGGGTCGATAGCTACATTTTACTTATCTTGAATAATGTTGCCCGAGCTTTGTCCAAATTAATCAGCATTTCAATCACACTCATCTTATTAGGTTTTAGAGGACAGCATTCACTCTCATATAATATCATTGGTATCCCAACCATTCTATAAAAGCAATTGTTTCCCTTCCGACAAATTTAAAACTTCAATTTTCCTTGCATCCGATCATTAATTCACAAAGCAGATAcaatttagaaagaaaaaatacgAAGTGAAAAGGAAGAATTTAAAGTAGAACTATACGAACCGTTCATGTGACCAATGAGCTTGAGTTCATCTTGGGCTTCTTCAATGAGCTCTTCAACCTGACCACAACCAAGCCGTTTCTCGATCATTTCAGATTCATGTTCCTCCACACAGACATTGAGGCGGTGGCGGGTGAAGCTTTCCACTGCCTTGCGGTATCCTTCGTCCTCAGGTACTGCCTTGATCTCTTCTAGGGTTTTCCGGTACAGATTTATCAGAACTTCCCTTGCATTTGGGACTACCTCCAAACCTACTATACCTGTTGTTTCCTTCACTTTCGCCATCATCATCAATGGCCTTGCTATCCTCCGTAGGAACATTTTTCTTCTCTGTCAGTTCCTATTCGATTCGACTTCCACAGATGTTTGCTCGAAGCTCGCAAGAATGGCGAAGGAAAATGATTTAACCGGTTGTAAGAGCAGACTTGATTAATTAAGATGTTGGACCTATAGTATTGGATCAGAAGAAATGGGCTTCCCCAACTTTCACAATATATTGGGCGTAG includes:
- the LOC125851509 gene encoding probable NADH dehydrogenase [ubiquinone] 1 alpha subcomplex subunit 5, mitochondrial, with protein sequence MFLRRIARPLMMMAKVKETTGIVGLEVVPNAREVLINLYRKTLEEIKAVPEDEGYRKAVESFTRHRLNVCVEEHESEMIEKRLGCGQVEELIEEAQDELKLIGHMNEWKPWGIPDDYECEVIENDAPVPKHIPLHRPGPLPEEFYNTMEAITSGKLDAGSKKDEPAISSGDSQSK